The Okeanomitos corallinicola TIOX110 genome includes the window AAAACGTAATGCTGAAAAAGCTTTTTTTGGAGTGGAAGCATTACCAGAAGAAACTATTTTAGCCTTTCCGATTGGTTTGAAAAAAGATAAAGATGGCGAACAGTGGCAACCTTTTCCTGAGCAAAAAAACAAAGATGATATTTATTTAGGAGGACTAGAATCCGTTGGATTTGGGCATTGTGAAATGTCATTATTCAATATTCGTGTCAATAATAAAGTTACCACAAAATAGGGAATTGATATATGGCTTTTGAAAATTTTAGTCTTGATAAAATTGCTCACGATTTAGTTTATGAATACCGCAATGACGACAAAGAAACTGTCAATCAAGTTCATAAAATGCGGACTACTGTAGCTTATGGATTGGAAAGATTTTGGGGAGAACATCTGCGGTTAAACGGGAGAAAATCTACATATTGGGAAGACACTTGGAATAAACTTGTGGAAATTATGGGAGAAGCTGAGATTACAGTTCCTAATAATCCCCAAGATTTATGGAACTCAGAAGTATTTCCCCCTAAATATCGCAAGGTGACATTAGCGATTTTAACCCAACTATGTGACTGTATGGTGTGGTGGACGCAGAGATACAAACCCACTCGCAATAACGAAACTGAAGACAATAATTAGGAGAATCAGAACATGAGTGATAGTGACTTAGTACCTTTGATGTATCAGGCCCAGATTAAGGATAGGGGCAAAATTCAGTATGCTGGAGACCCAAAACCTGCAACAGAATGGGTTGATGAATGGTTAGATGGATGTCCTCCTAACTCCAATCATCAAGAAAATAATGTCAATATTCGTCAAGCTGCACTGCAAAGAAAACCTCAAAAAAGAGGGAATTTTACATACAAAATGCCACAACTGGTTACAGGAGATAACACTTGGGAAGAGACTTACACAATTAACTGGCGTTTAGTTACCAATTCGGGACAAGATGAAGATGTAATCCGTCCTGTAATTGGTGCAAAAGGTATACCCTACTATCCAGGTTCGAGTATGAAAGGTGCATTCCTGCGTGCTTGTTTGCAAATTGCACCCGATAAAGTTCTGGATTTTTGTGGTGGAGAAGTAGAAGAAATCAAAGCTGGTAAAAAAGTCAAAAGAACTAAACCAGGAAGTTTACGTTTTCATGGTGGTTATCCTGTAGATATGTCCTGGGGGAAAGAGAGAAAACGTCTAGTAGATGTTGTTCATTCTCAAGAAAAACGCCAAGTTATGGAAAATGTAAATAGTAGTGCTAATGTGCAAATATCGCTGTATAAAACTAAGTTTAAATTTGGTATTTCTAGCACTAAAAATGATATTGATTGGCAGCTAGTACAACAAATTTGGGAACGTGCATTATCTCAAGGAATAGGTTCAAGAACTAGCGCAGGTTACGGAAGATTTAAAAATATTGCTGATCATAATCAGGTGGTTTTATCAGTTAATCTTCGGGGTCAGGGACTGACTTCTACATTACTGACATCAGATGACAGAGGTAATAAAATCCCTGAATTTCGTCCGAATATGTTTAAAGCTGCATTACGTGGACATACTTTGCGGTTACTAGCAGGGGTGACAGATGCAACCACAACCCAAAGATTAACCAAAGAATTGTGGGGTGGATTTCCAGAAGGTAATGGAGAAAGTGGATCAATTGTGGGTAAATTTGGGGTGGATTTTCAAGCTGAAAGTATAGTTTTTGGAGAACATAAATATTCTCATAATGGTAGAAGAACTAGACCTATGTCTGTCTACAATTTAAAATCGGGAAGTCTAGATATTTTCGCTGTCAAATCTTATTCGGAACAAGACAGGGAATTTTTAAATCTTTTAATTAAATTTTCTCTATTACTAGGTGGTTTTGGGAAATCATGGCGACGAATTCATCACGATTTATTTTATCAATCATATTTTCGGAATGATGATAAACCGATGATTGGTTGTCATTGGTTATTTGGCAAACCATCAAAATCAGTAGACTATTGTATTACAGCACCTAGAGGAGAATTAGATAATATTCAGGCTTTTTTAGCAAGTATTCCCAATACAGTCAGAAATTGCTTTAATTTACCAAATCAAGATAATCATGTAAATAATTGGCGGGAAATTTGGCATCCGCAAAAAGTCCAAGTTTGGGGAAGAATTGCTGAAGATAAAAATGATAGTCAAGCGGTGGAATGGTTTCATCGAGATAACTTTATCAAGAAAACAGAATTAACTGGGATTATAGGAAAATATAGTAAAGTTAGTAGAATTTGGCATAGAATGTATCCTCTTTACGTGAAAATAGATGGTAAATTAATCCATAGAAAAAATGAGAGAGGTAATTATCAATATGTTGAATTATTAACTATATTTACTCCTGATAATTTACCCAAAGCTAGGGAGTTTCTAGATTTCTTAAATAGGCGCGATAATGATTTTATTAAATTATGGGGAGGGAATTAAATTATTTCCAGGAGTCGAACATCTGAAAATTAAATATCAATAAATCTATACAAGGTGAAAAACATGAATATCTGGATTGTAACTACAGGAAATAGTGACGTTCAAATCAAAGATAAGACTACGCTTAAAACTAAATGGAACACATTATTCTATCCAGAAGGTAGAAAAGGATTAGAAAAAGATCATGGGTTTCAACTTACTAAAAAAGAAGAAAATGCTAACTTTACAGTTCCAGCTAGAGTAATGGGTGTAATTTGTGGTAATCAACTAGAGAATAATAAGCTCAATAAAGATATTTACCAAGATTTATGTTTTCCCCTTCTCGATGCTTTTTCTCAAAAACTACAAGGTAAAGATCAACCAGACAGAATTATTGTTATTCTCACAAATCAAGAATCTGCTTATCAAAAACCAGAAAAAAAATCCCCCTATTGGAAAGATACTTGTACCTTAAAACCGATATTAAACAAGTATTTTAAAGATAGATTTTCTAAAATCAAGGAAGTTAAGTATTTAGAACTTGCACCCCAATCAAAAGATGAAGGTTTAGATAATTGGGATCAAGCTCTCAAGTTAGTTCAACAAGAATTATCAACTTTAGAATTTAAACCTCTTGATAAAATATACGTGAGTCATCAAGCTGGAACACCTGCAATTTCTTCTGCAATTCAATTTGTTAGTCTTTCACAATTTGGAAAACGGGTTAAATTTCTGGTGTCGAATGAATATGAACCAGAGAATACCCGATTTATTACTAGTTCTAAGTATTTACGGGGTATTCAACTTCAAGAAGCAAAAGTTTTATTAAAACGTTTTGACTATTGTGGTGTGGAAAGTTTATTAAAACCTTATTGGTTGGATTCTGCAACTCCCCAAGAACAAAAACTGAGAGATTTACTGAAAATAGCTATTCAATGGAATTTTGCAAATTTTGATGAGTTTGCAAAAGGTTTAGGAGAAGTAGCACAAGAACGTCTAAAAACTTGGTGGTGGACTGGCTATGAAGCAGCTTATTTAGCTGTGGTAAGATTGGAACAAGGTAACACGGTGGAAGCATTATTTCATAGTTTTAGAGCAGTGGAAGGTTTAATTTGTAAGTGGGCTGAATACAAGTACAAAAATCATATTCAATATAAATCAGATGGTTCACCAGCAATTAAAGTTAGTATATTAAGAGATTTACCAGATTATATCAATCGTCTTTATCGCAATATGCAAGATAAGTTAAACAAAGAAGGTAAGCTTGGTCTTTTTAGTGAATCACTTTATCAGTTATTACAAACAGCAAAACCAGAATGTCAAAATCCTACTCATGTTATGAGTATAGTGTGGGGTAAAGCGAGAGATAACAGGAATCCTCTATTTCATAGATTATTAGGTTTGCAGGAGCAAGAGGTTTTTGAAGCTTGGGATACTAAAAATAAAGATGCTTGGAAAAAAAAGGTATTAAGTTGTTTAAATTTTGTTGCTGAACAAGAATTTACTTCTTTACAAAAAGCTAGTCTTATGTATCAATTACATCAAGATTTAAACCAAGCTTTAACTGATTATGAGTTACAAGCTTTTAGCGATTTGAATGTTTAAGTAATTTGAATTTGCTATCCTCTGATTTATGGATATTTCATCGCTAATGATATCACCTAATCTCCAACATTGAAACAATTTTGGTCTATAAATTTCCCAGCATGGACATCGAGGAGATAGAAGCAATGTTTGGATTAAGCGACTTAAAGCAAACACGAGTATACCAACAAGCCTTTGCAGAAGGAGAACTTAAAGGTGAGCAGAAAGGAGAGCTTAGAGGAGAACAGAAAGGAGAACTTAGAGGAAAACTACTAGCAGTACCAGCAATGTTAGCTGCTGGTTTGAGTGTAGAACAAATAGCACAGGCTTTAAGTTTATCTGTAGATGAGGTTAAACAAGCTGCACAGCTATAATTTTTTAGTTGATTATGGCATACTTTCAAGGATATCACCTAACAACACTACCTAAAACTGCGCGAACCAGGGGGTGTATTTATCGAACGCTTGTTATATTACCTGTAAAGGCTTATCAGCTATGGCTTTGGAGGTCTTTAGAAAAAAATGAGGTTCGCGCAAACTCTGTAATCCATACCAGAAAAGGTTTTGAGGTGATTTTTATGAAGGGAGGACTTGACAAGCGATCGCCGAAACGGTACTTTTTAATTTCGTTGGCGCAAACTGGTGTTGAAAGTCTTGTCTGTCAAGCTCTCTAGACCCCAGTCTCCACTAACCATGTGGGGACGCATAATTGGAAACTTCCATTTATCGGAGGGCAAGAGAATGATACAGTTGTCTCCACTAACCATGTGGGGACGCATAATTGGAAACTTGCTGCTTGTGCTTTGGACATAGTTAGATTCATTCCTGAAGTCTCCACTAACCATGTGGGGACGCATAATTGGAAACGATTCAATTTGCTGTTTGATGTCAGCATCAGATTGGTCTCCACTAACCATGTGGGGACGCATAATTGGAAACCACTTAAATTAGAAATATCCAATAAATCATTATATTGTCTCCACTAACCATGTGGGGACGCATAATTGGAAACATCAAGAAACTGACTGGTTTAGCTTAGAGGCTTGTCTCCACTAACCATGTGGGGACGCATAATTGGAAACAAACAAAAGTACCACTACTTGCCACAAAACCAGAAGCAATGTCTCCACTAACCATGTGGGGACGCATAATTGGAAACATTAGCGCGGGAATTTTGGGGTTTAAAGGTTGGGTCTCCACTAACCATGTGGGGACGCATAATTGGAAACGAACCAAATCAAGAGCGACATTTACTATTTAGGTCTCCACTAACCATGTGGGGACGCATAATTGGAAACGTTTTAGTTGCTGGTGGATGTTTGCGATCGCCCCAGTCTCCACTAACCATGTGGGGACGCATAATTGGAAACAGGTAAAATGAATATTTTTATTATTCTTATATATAATGTCTCCACTAACCATGTGGGGACGCATAATTGGAAACCACCAGTTTTTCCTTGAGGGGCAGATTCCTGTACCTCTAGTCTCCACTAACCATGTGGGGACGCATAATTGGAAACTAACTAAACCAAACTCTCTACCAGCTTTTGCCCCCAGTCTCCACTAACCATGTGGGGACGCATAATTGGAAACAGGAAAATTCGTCAATCGCACCACAAATGAACTATTTTCCAAACTTGCCAATAATAATAATCGAGACAGAATAAATTCGATTACACAGCAGAGGGAATTTCTCATGTATTTACCCGAATTATTCCCCCATTTTTTAGTTCTTCAGAGATTAGTAGATGGTTCTCTTAACCAAAGCCAAAATTTAATTACAGCGATGCGAAGGTGGATTTTAATTAATTGGTTTTATAGAGACATAAACCAAAATTGCCAGTGCGATCGCTATAATGGTATAACTTTCAATCAATGGAGCGAATACTTTTTTAATCAAGACCTATTACATCTACAACCAGAATTTCAATCTGGACATCCTCTCAGTCGTTTATTAGAGAAAAATGACGAAATATTCAAACCCCATCATCTCCTCTGTCCCTGTTATAAAACAACTGTAGATTGGTTGCGGTTTTATCATATTAATGTTGATGACTGGCTGGGAGATTTACAAAATAATATTTATCTTTCCCCACAAACAGTTAATGCAGCAGTGGAAGAGGCAATATATGGCATCAGTAAAGATATTGATGCTTTAGAATTAGCTGAGAATTTAGATTCTCTACGGGGTTATGAAGGTATCAGTGCTGCTAGATATTTTCCTGCTTTTGGAGAATTAATTACTAACCGTAATTTTGAATTTTCTCTCCGCAATCGTCAACCACCTAAAGACCCTATAAATTCTCTATTAAGTTTTGGTTATACACTGTTGTTGAACAATGTCATGAGTTTTATTGTTGCTGAAGGACTTTCACCCTATATCGGTAATTTTCACTATGGAGAAAGACAAAAGTCTTATTTAGCCTTTGATTTAATGGAGGAGTTTCGGTCAATTATTGTGGATAGTTTGGTCATGAATATAATTAATCATTCTGTGTTTAAACCCCATGACTTTGATTTTGTAGAAAGTACAGAAGGAGTATATCTCAATCAATCTTCACGGCGGGTTTTTCTGCAAAAGTTTGAAGCGAGAATGAATGAAGAAACATCCCACCCTGATTTACAATCTAAAATTACATACCGTCATGCAATTCAGTTACAAGTCAGAAGATATAAACGTCATTTATTATCAAATATTCCCTATGCAGCATTTTTAAGACCTGCATGATTTGTGTTGCAATCACTTAAAAATCGTTGAATTTTCAGCAAAATCCTGTAGGGGTTTAGCGATGCTAAACCCTATATTTGAACTTGAAAACAAAAATTGCAATATTGTCTGTCAG containing:
- a CDS encoding RAMP superfamily CRISPR-associated protein, with the protein product MSDSDLVPLMYQAQIKDRGKIQYAGDPKPATEWVDEWLDGCPPNSNHQENNVNIRQAALQRKPQKRGNFTYKMPQLVTGDNTWEETYTINWRLVTNSGQDEDVIRPVIGAKGIPYYPGSSMKGAFLRACLQIAPDKVLDFCGGEVEEIKAGKKVKRTKPGSLRFHGGYPVDMSWGKERKRLVDVVHSQEKRQVMENVNSSANVQISLYKTKFKFGISSTKNDIDWQLVQQIWERALSQGIGSRTSAGYGRFKNIADHNQVVLSVNLRGQGLTSTLLTSDDRGNKIPEFRPNMFKAALRGHTLRLLAGVTDATTTQRLTKELWGGFPEGNGESGSIVGKFGVDFQAESIVFGEHKYSHNGRRTRPMSVYNLKSGSLDIFAVKSYSEQDREFLNLLIKFSLLLGGFGKSWRRIHHDLFYQSYFRNDDKPMIGCHWLFGKPSKSVDYCITAPRGELDNIQAFLASIPNTVRNCFNLPNQDNHVNNWREIWHPQKVQVWGRIAEDKNDSQAVEWFHRDNFIKKTELTGIIGKYSKVSRIWHRMYPLYVKIDGKLIHRKNERGNYQYVELLTIFTPDNLPKAREFLDFLNRRDNDFIKLWGGN
- the cas1 gene encoding CRISPR-associated endonuclease Cas1, with translation MYLPELFPHFLVLQRLVDGSLNQSQNLITAMRRWILINWFYRDINQNCQCDRYNGITFNQWSEYFFNQDLLHLQPEFQSGHPLSRLLEKNDEIFKPHHLLCPCYKTTVDWLRFYHINVDDWLGDLQNNIYLSPQTVNAAVEEAIYGISKDIDALELAENLDSLRGYEGISAARYFPAFGELITNRNFEFSLRNRQPPKDPINSLLSFGYTLLLNNVMSFIVAEGLSPYIGNFHYGERQKSYLAFDLMEEFRSIIVDSLVMNIINHSVFKPHDFDFVESTEGVYLNQSSRRVFLQKFEARMNEETSHPDLQSKITYRHAIQLQVRRYKRHLLSNIPYAAFLRPA